The following are from one region of the Streptomyces tuirus genome:
- a CDS encoding phosphatidylglycerol lysyltransferase domain-containing protein, translated as MSGEVPRRGSGTARPGRTSRILRGPRPEAVPVLVGRACALVGVLDIAAGVFPRFRHSRMHAIAEVLPGALGPFAAALSLSTGVLLLLLAHGLKRGKRRAWRAAVALLPAGAVAQFTYRHSLVGTLISLALLAPLLRHRDQFNALPDPRSRWRALANFVLMSAGSLLLGLIVVSVQGEHIIGDPSLADRITHVIYGLFGFEGPVDYQGDTSWTVAFSLGALGLLTAVTTVYLAFRPEHPAAQLTEEDETRLRALLDQHGRRDSLGHFALRRDKAVVFSPSGKAAVTYRVVSGVMLASGDPIGDVEAWPGAIERFMDEAKAHSWTPAVMGCSETGGEVWTRETGLDALELGDEAVVDVADFSLAGRAMRNVRQMVKRIERAGYETRVRRVRDLGEAELDRIRRAADDWRGTDTERGFSMALGRVGDPADGDCLIATAHKQEEHPGPHGDLKAILHFVPWGTDGVSLDLMRRDRTADPGMNELLIVASLQAAPRLGIARVSLNFAMFRAALARGEKIGAGPVLRAWRGLLVFLSRWFQIESLYKFNAKFRPRWEPRFVVYRASADLPRIGFAAMQAEGFVTLALPLPRLLRRRRPTTPRPCAHTTRAEPNVRAA; from the coding sequence ATGTCGGGCGAGGTTCCGCGTCGCGGCAGCGGCACGGCCCGTCCGGGCCGGACGAGCCGGATACTGCGCGGGCCACGCCCCGAGGCCGTCCCCGTCCTCGTCGGCAGAGCCTGCGCCCTGGTGGGCGTCCTGGACATCGCCGCAGGCGTCTTCCCCCGCTTCCGGCACAGCAGGATGCACGCCATCGCCGAGGTCCTGCCCGGCGCACTCGGCCCCTTCGCGGCCGCCCTGTCCCTCAGCACCGGCGTGCTGCTGCTCCTCCTCGCCCACGGCCTCAAACGCGGCAAGCGCCGGGCCTGGCGAGCGGCGGTGGCACTCCTGCCCGCCGGCGCCGTCGCCCAGTTCACCTACCGGCACTCGCTCGTCGGCACGCTGATCTCCCTCGCCCTGCTGGCACCCCTGCTGCGCCACCGCGACCAGTTCAACGCCCTGCCCGACCCACGCAGCCGCTGGCGGGCCCTCGCCAACTTCGTCCTCATGAGCGCCGGTTCACTCCTGCTCGGCCTGATCGTCGTCAGCGTCCAGGGCGAGCACATCATCGGCGACCCCAGCCTCGCCGACCGCATCACCCACGTCATCTACGGCCTCTTCGGCTTCGAAGGCCCCGTCGACTACCAGGGCGACACCTCCTGGACCGTCGCCTTCTCCCTCGGCGCCCTCGGCCTGCTCACCGCCGTCACCACCGTCTACCTGGCCTTCCGCCCCGAACACCCCGCCGCACAGCTCACCGAGGAGGACGAGACCCGGCTGCGCGCCCTGCTGGACCAGCACGGACGCCGCGACTCCCTCGGCCACTTCGCCCTGCGCCGCGACAAGGCCGTCGTCTTCTCCCCCAGCGGCAAAGCGGCCGTGACCTACCGCGTCGTCTCCGGCGTGATGCTCGCCAGCGGCGACCCCATCGGCGACGTCGAGGCCTGGCCCGGCGCCATCGAACGCTTCATGGACGAGGCCAAGGCCCACTCCTGGACCCCCGCCGTCATGGGCTGCTCCGAGACCGGCGGCGAGGTGTGGACCCGCGAAACCGGGCTCGACGCCCTCGAACTGGGCGACGAGGCGGTGGTGGACGTCGCGGATTTCTCCCTCGCCGGCCGCGCGATGCGCAACGTGCGCCAGATGGTCAAGCGCATCGAGCGCGCCGGTTACGAAACCCGGGTACGACGAGTCCGTGACCTCGGCGAAGCCGAACTGGACCGCATCCGCCGGGCCGCCGACGACTGGCGCGGCACCGACACCGAACGCGGCTTCTCCATGGCCCTCGGCCGCGTCGGCGACCCCGCCGACGGCGACTGCCTCATCGCCACCGCCCACAAACAGGAAGAACACCCCGGCCCCCACGGCGACCTCAAGGCGATCCTGCACTTCGTGCCCTGGGGCACCGACGGCGTCTCCCTGGACCTGATGCGCCGCGACCGCACGGCCGACCCCGGCATGAACGAACTGCTCATCGTGGCCTCCCTCCAGGCCGCCCCCAGACTGGGCATCGCACGCGTCTCCCTCAACTTCGCCATGTTCCGCGCGGCCCTCGCCCGCGGCGAGAAAATCGGAGCCGGACCCGTGCTGCGCGCCTGGCGCGGACTGCTCGTCTTCCTCTCCCGCTGGTTCCAGATCGAGTCCCTCTACAAGTTCAACGCCAAGTTCCGGCCACGCTGGGAACCCCGCTTCGTCGTCTACCGCGCCTCCGCCGACCTGCCCCGCATCGGCTTCGCCGCCATGCAGGCCGAGGGCTTCGTCACCCTCGCCCTGCCCCTGCCGCGCCTCCTGCGCCGCCGACGCCCCACCACCCCCCGCCCCTGCGCCCACACCACCAGAGCCGAACCGAACGTCCGAGCGGCATGA
- a CDS encoding alpha/beta hydrolase yields the protein MGLTSNKVLFLVVLSAVLLFAGTVWVWPRLARRGWRAVGGRVGLLLATQLALFAAVGLAANQAFGFYASWADLFGQEKEQGVVVDHTPGGGPLEVVGSRRVPGAGGALPQAGGRVQQVGIVGRTTRIATRAYVYLPPEYFQSRYRTHRFPAAVVLTGYPGTASALVEKLRYPRTALELARAGRAEPMILVMLRPTVAPPRDTECVDIPGGPQTESFFAKDLPDALRTHYRVAEKPGGLGIIGNSTGGYCALKIALHHPDVYAAGAGLSAYYKAPIDATTGDLFQGDKALRNRADLRWYVAHMPAPDTSLLVTSSKRGEGNYKDTLEFIERVEGNGRTRISSIILESGGHNFNTWRREIPAALEWMSGRLDGR from the coding sequence ATGGGTCTGACGAGCAACAAGGTGCTGTTCCTGGTGGTGTTGTCCGCCGTGCTGCTGTTCGCCGGCACCGTCTGGGTCTGGCCGCGGCTGGCCCGGCGCGGTTGGCGTGCCGTGGGCGGGCGGGTCGGTCTGCTGCTGGCCACCCAACTGGCGCTGTTCGCCGCGGTGGGCCTGGCCGCCAACCAGGCCTTCGGGTTCTACGCGAGCTGGGCCGACCTGTTCGGGCAGGAGAAGGAGCAGGGGGTGGTCGTCGACCACACGCCGGGCGGTGGCCCGCTGGAGGTGGTCGGCTCGCGCCGGGTGCCGGGGGCGGGCGGTGCGCTGCCGCAGGCCGGCGGGCGGGTGCAGCAGGTCGGCATCGTGGGCCGGACGACGCGCATCGCCACGCGCGCGTACGTCTATCTGCCGCCGGAGTACTTCCAGTCGCGGTACCGCACCCACCGGTTCCCGGCGGCGGTGGTGCTGACGGGGTATCCGGGTACGGCGTCGGCGCTGGTGGAGAAGTTGCGTTATCCGCGTACGGCACTGGAGCTGGCGCGGGCGGGCCGGGCGGAGCCGATGATCCTGGTGATGCTGCGTCCGACGGTGGCGCCGCCCCGGGACACGGAGTGCGTCGACATCCCGGGCGGGCCGCAGACGGAGTCGTTCTTCGCGAAGGATCTCCCCGACGCGTTGCGCACGCACTACAGGGTGGCGGAAAAGCCGGGAGGTCTGGGGATCATCGGTAACTCCACGGGTGGCTACTGCGCGTTGAAGATCGCCCTGCACCATCCCGATGTGTACGCGGCGGGGGCGGGCTTGTCCGCGTACTACAAGGCGCCGATCGACGCGACGACGGGCGATCTCTTCCAGGGCGACAAGGCGCTGCGCAATCGCGCCGATCTGCGGTGGTACGTCGCGCACATGCCCGCTCCCGATACCTCCCTGCTGGTGACCAGCAGCAAGCGGGGAGAGGGCAACTACAAGGACACGCTGGAGTTCATCGAGCGGGTGGAGGGCAACGGGCGGACGCGGATCTCGTCGATCATCCTGGAAAGCGGCGGCCACAACTTCAACACGTGGCGGCGTGAGATTCCGGCGGCGCTGGAGTGGATGAGCGGGCGGCTGGACGGGCGTTGA
- a CDS encoding PH domain-containing protein, whose translation MTAPEAAEASGTAAEVTERRLHPVTPLRRAWAPVAVLIGWAVHDPDGAQRQLTRLTTTTLLIGLAVLVPAAALYGFCSWWFTHFAVTDSELRIRTGLLFRRTAHIRLERIQAIDITQPLLARVAGVSKLKLDVIGTDKKDELAFLGADEARTLRAELLARAAGFAPETAHEVGEAPSRQLLRVPPRVLALSLVLTGATWGSLAAALVVPPVLWLLTHSLWTVLAVALPLLGAAGASSVGRFIAEYDWTVGESPDGLRIDHGLLDRAHETVPPGRVQSVRLVEPLLWRRRGWVRVELDVAGSSNSVLVPVAPREIAEDVVARVLPGVSVPEPAALSPAPRGARWCVPLWWRGYGLAVTDAVFASRSGLLRRSLALVPHAKVQSVRMTQGPWERARGVADVCVDTGANKTVRARLRDAAEARELLAAQAERSRTGRRDARPDRWMA comes from the coding sequence GTGACGGCGCCCGAGGCCGCCGAGGCCTCCGGGACCGCCGCCGAGGTCACCGAGCGGCGGCTGCACCCCGTCACCCCGCTGCGCCGCGCCTGGGCACCGGTCGCCGTGCTCATCGGCTGGGCCGTGCACGACCCCGACGGGGCACAGCGCCAGCTGACCCGGCTGACGACGACCACCCTGCTCATCGGCCTCGCCGTGCTCGTCCCGGCCGCCGCCCTCTACGGCTTCTGCTCCTGGTGGTTCACGCACTTCGCGGTGACCGACAGCGAACTGCGCATCCGTACCGGGCTCCTCTTCCGGCGCACCGCGCACATCCGGCTGGAGCGGATCCAGGCCATCGACATCACCCAGCCGCTGCTGGCCCGGGTCGCGGGCGTCTCCAAGCTCAAACTCGACGTCATAGGCACCGACAAGAAGGACGAGCTCGCCTTCCTCGGCGCCGACGAGGCACGGACGCTGCGGGCCGAACTGCTCGCCAGGGCGGCCGGTTTCGCCCCCGAGACCGCGCACGAGGTCGGCGAGGCCCCGTCCCGGCAGCTGCTGCGGGTGCCGCCCCGGGTGCTCGCCCTGTCGCTGGTGCTGACGGGCGCGACCTGGGGGTCGCTGGCCGCGGCGCTCGTCGTCCCGCCGGTGCTGTGGCTGCTCACCCACAGCCTGTGGACGGTCCTCGCGGTCGCCCTGCCGCTGCTGGGCGCGGCGGGCGCGAGCAGCGTCGGCCGGTTCATCGCCGAGTACGACTGGACGGTGGGCGAGTCGCCCGACGGGCTGCGCATCGACCACGGGCTGCTGGACCGGGCTCACGAGACGGTACCGCCCGGACGCGTCCAGAGCGTACGGCTCGTGGAACCGCTGCTGTGGCGGCGGCGCGGATGGGTGCGCGTCGAGCTGGACGTGGCCGGCTCGTCCAACTCCGTGCTGGTGCCGGTCGCTCCGCGCGAGATCGCCGAGGACGTCGTCGCCCGCGTGCTGCCCGGAGTGAGCGTGCCGGAGCCCGCGGCCCTGTCACCGGCGCCGCGCGGGGCCCGCTGGTGCGTGCCGCTGTGGTGGCGCGGCTACGGACTCGCCGTCACGGACGCGGTGTTCGCGTCCCGGTCCGGGCTGCTGCGGCGCAGCCTCGCGCTGGTGCCGCACGCCAAGGTGCAGAGCGTACGGATGACGCAGGGGCCGTGGGAGCGGGCCCGGGGCGTCGCCGACGTGTGCGTGGACACGGGCGCGAACAAGACGGTGCGGGCCCGGCTGCGGGACGCGGCCGAGGCGCGCGAGCTGCTGGCGGCACAGGCGGAGCGGTCCCGGACGGGGCGCAGGGACGCACGGCCGGACCGCTGGATGGCGTGA
- a CDS encoding PH domain-containing protein: protein METGSPQNTGPDGPQGTIEDAGDEPVWIALPPGLLKMRRLLLVVWLGLVALAAGLLPGLLAGPAWAAFALPPLALMVWGWVMTERNWRSWRYAERADDLLISRGVLWREETVVPYGRMQLVEVTSGPVERHFGLASVQLHTAAAATDATIPGLDPAEAERLRDRLTELGEARSAGL, encoded by the coding sequence ATGGAGACGGGGAGTCCGCAGAACACGGGGCCGGACGGGCCGCAGGGCACGATCGAGGACGCCGGGGACGAGCCGGTGTGGATCGCGCTGCCGCCCGGCCTGCTGAAGATGCGCCGGTTGCTGCTGGTCGTGTGGCTCGGGCTGGTCGCCCTGGCCGCCGGGCTGCTGCCGGGGCTGCTGGCCGGTCCCGCCTGGGCCGCCTTCGCGCTGCCGCCGCTGGCGCTGATGGTCTGGGGCTGGGTGATGACCGAGCGCAACTGGCGTTCCTGGCGCTATGCCGAGCGGGCCGACGACCTGCTGATCAGCCGGGGTGTGCTGTGGCGCGAGGAGACGGTCGTGCCGTACGGGCGGATGCAGCTGGTCGAGGTCACCTCCGGGCCCGTGGAGCGGCACTTCGGGCTGGCCAGCGTGCAGCTGCACACGGCCGCCGCAGCGACCGACGCGACGATCCCGGGCCTGGACCCGGCCGAGGCGGAACGACTGCGCGACCGGCTCACCGAGCTCGGCGAAGCCCGGTCGGCGGGGCTGTGA
- a CDS encoding NADH-quinone oxidoreductase subunit D, with protein sequence MTPTTETMVGIGGAAESTDMVLNIGPQHPSTHGVLRLKLVLDGERIKHAEPVIGYMHRGAEKLFEARDYRQIIMLANRHDWLSAFSNELGVVLAVERMLGMEVPERAVWLRTLLAELNRVLNHLMFLGSYPLELGGITPIFYAFTEREELQHVMEEVSGGRMHYMFNRVGGLKEDLPAGWTTRARTAVADVRSRMDRFDDLVLGNEIFRGRTRGVGTLTAEAVHAYGVSGPIGRASGVDFDLRRDEPYLAYGELADVLKVVTRQEGDCLARFECLLEQTHNALDLADACLDRLAELPPGPVNQRLPKVLKAPEGHTYAWTENPLGINGYYLVSKGEKTPYRLKLRSASYNNIQALTELLPGTLVADMVAILGSMFFVVGDIDK encoded by the coding sequence ATGACTCCTACGACGGAGACCATGGTCGGAATCGGCGGCGCCGCGGAGAGCACCGACATGGTGCTCAACATCGGGCCGCAGCACCCGTCCACCCACGGTGTGCTGCGGCTGAAGCTCGTCCTGGACGGCGAGCGCATCAAGCACGCGGAGCCGGTGATCGGCTATATGCACCGCGGCGCGGAGAAGCTGTTCGAGGCGCGCGACTACCGCCAGATCATCATGCTCGCCAACCGCCACGACTGGCTGTCGGCGTTCTCCAACGAGCTGGGCGTGGTCCTCGCCGTGGAGCGGATGCTCGGCATGGAGGTCCCCGAGCGCGCGGTGTGGCTGCGCACGCTGCTCGCCGAGCTGAACCGGGTGCTCAACCACCTGATGTTCCTCGGCTCGTACCCGCTGGAACTCGGCGGGATCACGCCGATCTTCTACGCCTTCACCGAGCGCGAGGAGCTCCAGCACGTGATGGAGGAGGTCTCCGGCGGGCGGATGCACTACATGTTCAACCGGGTCGGCGGCCTCAAGGAGGACCTGCCGGCCGGGTGGACCACCCGCGCGCGCACGGCCGTCGCCGACGTGCGCTCCCGGATGGACCGCTTCGACGACCTGGTGCTCGGCAACGAGATCTTCCGCGGCCGCACCCGGGGCGTGGGCACCCTCACCGCCGAGGCCGTGCACGCCTACGGGGTCAGCGGGCCGATCGGGCGTGCCTCGGGCGTCGACTTCGACCTGCGCCGGGACGAGCCGTACCTGGCCTACGGCGAGCTGGCCGATGTCCTGAAGGTGGTCACCCGGCAGGAGGGCGACTGCCTGGCCCGCTTCGAGTGCCTCCTGGAGCAGACCCACAACGCGCTCGACCTGGCCGACGCCTGCCTGGACCGGCTCGCCGAGCTGCCGCCCGGGCCGGTCAACCAGCGGCTCCCGAAGGTCCTCAAGGCGCCCGAGGGCCACACGTACGCGTGGACCGAGAATCCCCTCGGCATCAACGGCTACTACCTCGTCAGCAAGGGCGAGAAGACCCCGTACCGGCTGAAGCTGCGCTCGGCGTCGTACAACAACATCCAGGCGCTGACGGAGCTGCTGCCGGGGACGCTGGTGGCGGACATGGTGGCGATCCTGGGGTCGATGTTCTTCGTGGTGGGGGACATCGACAAGTAG
- a CDS encoding SAM-dependent methyltransferase translates to MTSGTRDEWQEWRGWRAAAQDALYAPGGFYRRAEGPAGHFRTSVHASPLFARAVARLLCRVDEALGRPAVLDFVDMAAGRGELAGGVLAALPPDVAARTRVRAVEIAGRPAGLDHRIEWLAEPPRGTTGLLFANEWLDNVPLEVAEVDAAGVPRLVLVREDGSERLGEPVDGARARWLERWWPLPGEEGRRAEIGLPRDEAWAAVVATLGRGLAVAVDYAHTADTRPPFGTLTGFREGRETTAVPDGSCDITAHVALDACALPGGRVLRQREALRTLGVTGARPPLTLASTDPAAYVRALASAGEAAELTATGGLGDFGWLVQPIGVEDPFEAPEA, encoded by the coding sequence GTGACGTCAGGGACGAGGGACGAGTGGCAGGAGTGGCGCGGGTGGCGTGCGGCGGCGCAGGACGCCCTGTACGCGCCGGGGGGCTTCTACCGGCGCGCGGAGGGACCGGCCGGGCATTTCCGGACGTCCGTGCACGCCTCGCCCCTGTTCGCCCGTGCCGTGGCGCGGCTGCTGTGCCGGGTCGACGAGGCACTGGGGCGGCCCGCGGTGCTGGACTTCGTCGACATGGCGGCCGGGCGGGGCGAGCTGGCCGGCGGGGTGCTCGCCGCGCTGCCCCCGGACGTGGCGGCCCGCACGCGCGTGCGCGCCGTCGAGATCGCCGGGCGGCCCGCGGGGCTCGATCACCGGATCGAGTGGCTGGCCGAGCCGCCGCGGGGGACGACGGGGCTGCTGTTCGCCAACGAGTGGCTGGACAACGTGCCCCTGGAGGTCGCCGAGGTGGACGCCGCGGGCGTCCCGCGGCTGGTGCTGGTCCGGGAGGACGGGAGCGAGCGGCTCGGGGAGCCGGTGGACGGGGCGCGGGCGCGGTGGCTGGAGCGGTGGTGGCCGCTGCCCGGCGAGGAGGGACGGCGGGCCGAGATCGGCCTGCCCCGGGACGAGGCGTGGGCCGCGGTGGTCGCGACGCTCGGGCGTGGGCTCGCCGTCGCGGTGGACTATGCGCACACGGCGGACACCCGGCCCCCGTTCGGGACGCTGACCGGCTTTCGCGAGGGCCGCGAGACGACGGCGGTCCCGGACGGCTCCTGCGACATCACCGCGCATGTGGCCCTGGACGCGTGCGCGCTGCCCGGAGGGCGCGTGCTCCGCCAGCGCGAGGCACTGCGCACCCTGGGCGTGACCGGCGCACGCCCCCCGCTCACACTGGCCTCCACCGACCCCGCCGCCTACGTACGCGCCCTGGCGAGCGCCGGAGAGGCCGCCGAGCTCACCGCGACGGGCGGGCTCGGCGACTTCGGCTGGCTGGTGCAGCCCATCGGCGTCGAGGACCCCTTCGAAGCGCCGGAGGCTTGA
- a CDS encoding sensor histidine kinase, which produces MQRLYDFLRRHPTWVDGFWAVVLLGISVVGGAAGEQVGPWTVVVPITLLLSLVVALRRRMPEKMLLLAAAVGVAQLVTDVAVLPADFAMLAIVYTVAAEGARWASRFALVAGLCAAPLAQLRWPNEQTGVAGDIALAVLQTVPFALAWVLGDSIRTRRAYFAQLEERAARLEKEREAQSKVAVAAERARIARELHDVVAHNVSVMVVQADGAAYVLDAAPDQAKKALETISSTGRQALAEMRRLLGVLRTGEHQEAGEYVPQPDVQQIEDLVEQCRTSGLPVDFKVEGTPRPLPSGVELTAYRIVQEALTNTRKHGGANAGASVRLVYFDDGLGLLVEDDGKGAPHELYEDGGFDGQGHGLIGMRERVGMVGGTLDAGPRPGGGFRISALLPLKPAH; this is translated from the coding sequence GTGCAGCGCCTCTATGACTTCCTCCGCAGGCACCCGACGTGGGTCGACGGCTTCTGGGCCGTGGTCCTCCTCGGGATTTCGGTCGTGGGCGGGGCGGCGGGCGAGCAGGTCGGCCCCTGGACCGTGGTCGTTCCGATCACGCTGCTGCTGAGCCTCGTGGTCGCGCTGCGCCGCCGCATGCCGGAGAAGATGCTGCTGCTCGCGGCGGCGGTCGGTGTGGCGCAGCTGGTCACCGACGTCGCGGTCCTGCCCGCCGACTTCGCCATGCTGGCGATCGTCTACACCGTCGCCGCGGAAGGCGCCCGCTGGGCCTCCCGCTTCGCGCTGGTGGCCGGCCTGTGCGCGGCCCCCCTGGCGCAGCTGCGCTGGCCGAACGAGCAGACGGGGGTGGCCGGCGACATCGCCCTGGCGGTCCTGCAGACTGTCCCCTTCGCCCTCGCCTGGGTGCTCGGCGACTCCATCCGCACCCGCCGCGCCTACTTTGCGCAGCTGGAGGAGCGTGCCGCCCGCCTGGAGAAGGAGCGCGAGGCCCAGTCCAAGGTCGCCGTCGCCGCCGAGCGCGCCCGGATCGCACGCGAACTGCACGACGTCGTCGCCCACAACGTGTCGGTGATGGTCGTCCAGGCCGACGGCGCCGCCTACGTCCTCGACGCCGCGCCCGACCAGGCGAAGAAGGCCCTGGAGACCATCTCCTCCACCGGCCGCCAGGCCCTCGCCGAGATGCGCCGCCTGCTCGGCGTGCTGCGCACCGGCGAGCACCAGGAGGCCGGCGAGTACGTGCCACAGCCCGATGTGCAGCAGATCGAGGACCTCGTCGAGCAGTGCCGCACCTCCGGACTGCCCGTCGACTTCAAGGTCGAGGGCACGCCCCGCCCGCTGCCCAGCGGCGTCGAACTCACCGCCTACCGCATCGTGCAGGAGGCGCTCACCAACACCCGCAAACACGGCGGGGCCAACGCGGGCGCGAGCGTGCGACTGGTCTACTTCGACGACGGACTCGGCCTGCTCGTCGAGGACGACGGCAAGGGCGCCCCGCACGAGCTGTACGAGGACGGCGGGTTCGACGGCCAGGGCCACGGCCTGATCGGCATGCGCGAGCGGGTCGGTATGGTCGGCGGCACCCTGGACGCCGGCCCGCGCCCGGGCGGAGGATTCCGCATCAGTGCCCTGCTGCCGCTCAAACCGGCGCACTGA
- a CDS encoding response regulator — protein MTIRVMLVDDQVLLRTGFRMVLAAQPDMEVVAEAGDGVEALQELRTTEVDVVLMDVRMPKLDGVETTRRICADTDPPKVLILTTFDLDEYAFSGLKAGASGFMLKDVPPADLLAAIRAVHSGDAVVAPSTTRRLLDRFAPMLPGTKQPQHKELERLTEREREVMVLVAQGLSNGEIAARLVLSEATVKTHVGRILTKLGLRDRVQVVVLAYETGLVRAGRHG, from the coding sequence ATGACGATCCGCGTGATGCTCGTCGACGACCAGGTGCTGCTGCGCACCGGGTTCCGGATGGTGCTCGCCGCCCAGCCGGACATGGAGGTCGTGGCGGAGGCGGGCGACGGCGTCGAGGCCCTCCAGGAACTGCGGACGACCGAGGTCGACGTGGTGCTGATGGACGTCCGTATGCCCAAGCTCGACGGGGTGGAGACGACCCGCCGGATCTGCGCCGACACCGACCCGCCCAAGGTGCTCATCCTGACCACCTTCGACCTCGACGAGTACGCCTTCTCCGGGCTGAAGGCGGGCGCCTCTGGCTTCATGCTCAAGGACGTGCCGCCCGCCGATCTCCTGGCCGCCATCAGGGCCGTGCACAGCGGTGACGCGGTCGTGGCGCCCTCCACCACCCGGCGGCTCCTGGACCGCTTCGCGCCGATGCTGCCGGGCACCAAGCAGCCCCAGCACAAGGAGCTGGAGCGGCTCACCGAGCGCGAGCGCGAGGTCATGGTGCTGGTCGCGCAGGGCCTGTCCAACGGCGAGATCGCGGCGCGGCTGGTGCTGTCGGAGGCGACCGTGAAGACCCACGTCGGGCGCATCCTGACCAAGCTCGGGCTCAGGGACCGGGTGCAGGTCGTGGTGCTGGCCTACGAGACGGGGCTGGTGCGGGCCGGCCGACACGGCTGA
- a CDS encoding DUF5937 family protein yields MSVHIDIAGLRPQEAAVVPSPLAELGMALHALSEPAHHPGLQGWVTGVTARLDPHLADRMCEADFLWRTTFSDLFLPWAGLPDRRALPGATLAEELDQLDKLSDEQFVDAALEFTCATGYGEHGPTPLSDPDTRRRALDLAAARGPRQLHFGERLLADPPRIRAWLRQFLRDCDEAFFAEVWARLRHQLAADARHKTDLLRRKGLAEALAAVSPAITLDEAAGRITVDKLGDGRTATGDGGLLLVPTSLGWPHLMVLHRPGWQPVLHYPVGSPELAAPQTLEQLAMRMTALSHPVRMRMCRHLARSAHTTSELAQAHGMTAPEISRHLAVLKKAGLITTRRRGRYVLHQLDVTVVARLGSEFLEGILR; encoded by the coding sequence ATGAGCGTGCACATCGACATCGCGGGGCTGCGGCCGCAGGAGGCCGCTGTCGTGCCCTCGCCCCTGGCGGAGCTGGGCATGGCGCTGCACGCGCTGTCCGAACCGGCGCACCACCCGGGTCTGCAGGGCTGGGTGACGGGCGTGACGGCCCGGCTCGACCCGCATCTGGCCGACCGGATGTGCGAGGCGGACTTCCTGTGGCGGACGACGTTCTCGGACCTGTTCCTGCCCTGGGCGGGCCTGCCGGACCGGCGCGCGCTCCCGGGCGCCACCCTCGCCGAGGAGCTGGACCAGCTCGACAAGCTGTCCGACGAGCAGTTCGTGGACGCGGCGCTGGAGTTCACCTGTGCCACGGGCTACGGCGAGCACGGGCCGACGCCCCTGTCCGACCCGGACACGCGCCGCCGGGCGCTGGACCTGGCCGCCGCGCGCGGACCGCGGCAGCTGCACTTCGGGGAGCGGCTGCTGGCCGACCCGCCCCGCATCCGGGCGTGGCTGCGGCAGTTCCTCCGGGACTGCGACGAGGCGTTCTTCGCGGAGGTCTGGGCCCGGCTGCGTCACCAGCTCGCGGCGGACGCCCGGCACAAGACGGACCTGCTGCGCCGCAAGGGCCTGGCGGAGGCGCTGGCCGCGGTGTCCCCGGCGATCACGCTCGACGAGGCAGCCGGGCGGATCACGGTCGACAAGCTGGGCGACGGCCGTACGGCCACGGGCGACGGCGGCCTGCTGCTCGTCCCCACCAGCCTGGGCTGGCCGCATCTGATGGTCCTGCACCGGCCCGGCTGGCAGCCGGTGCTGCACTACCCGGTCGGCTCCCCGGAGCTCGCCGCACCGCAGACCCTGGAGCAGCTGGCCATGCGGATGACCGCGCTGTCCCACCCGGTCCGGATGCGCATGTGCCGCCATCTGGCCCGCAGCGCGCACACCACCAGCGAGCTGGCGCAGGCGCACGGCATGACGGCCCCGGAGATATCCCGGCATCTGGCCGTGCTGAAGAAGGCGGGCCTGATCACCACCCGCCGCCGCGGGCGCTACGTCCTGCACCAGCTGGACGTGACGGTGGTGGCCCGGCTCGGCAGCGAGTTCCTGGAAGGGATCCTCAGGTAG